The following coding sequences lie in one Glycine soja cultivar W05 chromosome 16, ASM419377v2, whole genome shotgun sequence genomic window:
- the LOC114389453 gene encoding kinase-interacting family protein-like isoform X1 gives MILMERDPNMGKEKVISNSTFLPSSTKVFKDKGISNNSMPSWLLTNISDLEERMKVLAMSTTEEEEMGDTFAERAETYYQKRPQLLSLLQDLYNGYITLSDRYIQTLAKHKHHSRHSSQVSTVDEGFSDQEEASGVSHSDSDIESSISYQHPPPMMMMPIGLPRSSSMLLDVDAIYAELVMRNVEYDLLVHEVGVMERRYCESSRKSELQKSLLEVLESERIVLLNENASLSYRVNTLVEENKELASESVFIKRKAGELAKCVLKMREDHRVYLLHRKIEDLQAQIHGLEKRNKEYYEKLLRRDVQEDDGKKGVALEVCVQLDKHKRFKWKDGNTSGKKFHGKKSPSLWKKLKNMDLLLCGANPTCA, from the exons ATGATATTAATGGAGAGGGACCCAAACATGGGCAAGGAAAAAGTGATTTCAAATTCCACATTTCTTCCCTCATCCACAAAAGTGTTCAAGGACAAGGGCATCTCCAACAACAGCATGCCCTCCTGGCTTCTCACCAACATTTCTG ACTTGGAGGAGAGAATGAAAGTGTTGGCAATGAGCacaacagaagaagaagaaatgggaGACACTTTTGCTGAAAGAGCAGAAACTTACTACCAAAAGAGGCCTCAGCTACTGTCCCTTCTGCAGGACTTGTACAATGGCTACATAACCTTATCTGACCGTTACATCCAAACACTGGCCAAGCACAAGCACCATAGTAGACACTCTTCTCAAGTTTCAACTGTAGATGAAGGCTTCTCTGACCAAGAAGAGGCTAGTGGTGTGAGCCACAGTGATTCAGACATTGAAAGCTCAATCTCCTACCAACACCCCCCACCCATGATGATGATGCCAATAGGCCTCCCAAGGAGTAGTTCCATGCTTCTTGATGTTGATGCCATTTATGCTGAGCTTGTGATGAGGAATGTTGAGTATGACTTGTTGGTGCATGAGGTTGGTGTCATGGAGAGGAGGTACTGTGAGTCCTCAAGGAAAAGTGAGCTTCAAAAGAGCCTTCTTGAGGTGTTGGAGTCTGAGAGGATTGTTCTGTTGAATGAGAATGCTAGCTTGAGCTATAGGGTCAACACTTTGGTGGAAGAGAACAAGGAGCTGGCATCTGAGTCAGTGTTCATCAAGAGGAAGGCTGGTGAGCTTGCAAAGTGTGTGCTGAAGATGAGGGAGGATCATAGAGTGTACTTGCTGCATAGGAAAATTGAAGATCTTCAGGCTCAGATACATGGCTTGGAGAAGAGGAACAAGGAGTACTATGAGAAGCTTCTGAGAAGAGATGTTCAAGAAGATGATGGTAAAAAAGGGGTGGCTTTGGAGGTTTGTGTTCAGTTGGACAAGCATAAGAGGTTCAAGTGGAAAGATGGCAACACTTCTGGGAAGAAATTTCATGGGAAGAAGTCCCCAAGTTTGTGGAAAAAGCTGAAGAACATGGATTTGTTGTTGTGTGGAGCTAATCCAACATGTGCTTGA
- the LOC114389453 gene encoding kinase-interacting family protein-like isoform X2, which translates to MELCKPDLEERMKVLAMSTTEEEEMGDTFAERAETYYQKRPQLLSLLQDLYNGYITLSDRYIQTLAKHKHHSRHSSQVSTVDEGFSDQEEASGVSHSDSDIESSISYQHPPPMMMMPIGLPRSSSMLLDVDAIYAELVMRNVEYDLLVHEVGVMERRYCESSRKSELQKSLLEVLESERIVLLNENASLSYRVNTLVEENKELASESVFIKRKAGELAKCVLKMREDHRVYLLHRKIEDLQAQIHGLEKRNKEYYEKLLRRDVQEDDGKKGVALEVCVQLDKHKRFKWKDGNTSGKKFHGKKSPSLWKKLKNMDLLLCGANPTCA; encoded by the exons ATGGAATTGTGTAAACCTg ACTTGGAGGAGAGAATGAAAGTGTTGGCAATGAGCacaacagaagaagaagaaatgggaGACACTTTTGCTGAAAGAGCAGAAACTTACTACCAAAAGAGGCCTCAGCTACTGTCCCTTCTGCAGGACTTGTACAATGGCTACATAACCTTATCTGACCGTTACATCCAAACACTGGCCAAGCACAAGCACCATAGTAGACACTCTTCTCAAGTTTCAACTGTAGATGAAGGCTTCTCTGACCAAGAAGAGGCTAGTGGTGTGAGCCACAGTGATTCAGACATTGAAAGCTCAATCTCCTACCAACACCCCCCACCCATGATGATGATGCCAATAGGCCTCCCAAGGAGTAGTTCCATGCTTCTTGATGTTGATGCCATTTATGCTGAGCTTGTGATGAGGAATGTTGAGTATGACTTGTTGGTGCATGAGGTTGGTGTCATGGAGAGGAGGTACTGTGAGTCCTCAAGGAAAAGTGAGCTTCAAAAGAGCCTTCTTGAGGTGTTGGAGTCTGAGAGGATTGTTCTGTTGAATGAGAATGCTAGCTTGAGCTATAGGGTCAACACTTTGGTGGAAGAGAACAAGGAGCTGGCATCTGAGTCAGTGTTCATCAAGAGGAAGGCTGGTGAGCTTGCAAAGTGTGTGCTGAAGATGAGGGAGGATCATAGAGTGTACTTGCTGCATAGGAAAATTGAAGATCTTCAGGCTCAGATACATGGCTTGGAGAAGAGGAACAAGGAGTACTATGAGAAGCTTCTGAGAAGAGATGTTCAAGAAGATGATGGTAAAAAAGGGGTGGCTTTGGAGGTTTGTGTTCAGTTGGACAAGCATAAGAGGTTCAAGTGGAAAGATGGCAACACTTCTGGGAAGAAATTTCATGGGAAGAAGTCCCCAAGTTTGTGGAAAAAGCTGAAGAACATGGATTTGTTGTTGTGTGGAGCTAATCCAACATGTGCTTGA